A part of Scleropages formosus chromosome 3, fSclFor1.1, whole genome shotgun sequence genomic DNA contains:
- the LOC108940962 gene encoding arf-GAP with dual PH domain-containing protein 1-like isoform X2, whose protein sequence is MASTGNSAAKAKYEQRVPPFYYKPTYRDCHVLREQWVRARYERNEFVCVEQQEPYSTGYREGFLWKRGRDNGQFLSRKFILSEREGALKYFNKHDAREPKAIMKIQTLNATFQPAKIGNPNGLQITYLKDNSTRNIFVYHEDGKEIVDWFNAIRAARFHYLQVAFPGASDADLVPKLTRNYVKEGYMEKTGPKHKEGFKKRWFTMDDRRLMYFKDPLDAYARGEVFIGSKENSYTVLPGLPPSTQGHRWPFGITIVTPDRKFLFTCETEEEQMDWIAAFQRVINRLMLPQEYAVEAHFKHKP, encoded by the exons ATGGCCTCGACGGGGAACTCCGCTGCCAAAGCCAAGTATGAGCAGAGGGTGCCTCCGTTCTACTACAAACCCACATACAGAGACTGCCA CGTCCTGCGAGAGCAGTGGGTCCGGGCCCGGTACGAGAGGAATGAATTTGTCTGCGTGGAACAACAAGAACCCTATTCCACGG GATACAGAGAGGGGTTTCTATGGAAACGGGGGCGCGACAACGGGCAGTTCCTCAGTCGAAAGTTTATCCTgtcagagagggagggagccCTCAAGTACTTCAACAAGCATGAC GCACGAGAACCCAAGGCCATCATGAAGATCCAGACTCTGAATGCTACTTTCCAGCCAGCTAAGATTGGGAACCCCAACGGCTTGCAGATCACCTACCTCAAGGACAATAGTACCAGGAACATCTTTGTCTATCACGAAGATGGCAAG GAAATTGTTGACTGGTTCAACGCCATCAGAGCTGCACGCTTTCACTACTTACAGGTGGCCTTCCCTGGTGCGAGTGATGCTGAT CTGGTGCCAAAACTGACAAGGAATTATGTGAAAGAAGGTTACATGGAGAAAACTGGTCCGAAG CATAAAGAGGGCTTCAAAAAGAGGTGGTTCACCATGGATGACAGGAGGCTAATGTACTTCAAAGACCCCCTG GATGCCTATGCGAGGGGGGAGGTGTTCATTGGGAGCAAGGAGAACAGCTACACGGTGCTGCCAGGGCTACCCCCATCCACCCAGGGCCACCGCTGGCCGTTCGGCATCACCATCGTCACACCCGACAGGAAGTTTCTGTTCACCTGCGAGACGGAGGAGGAGCAGATGGACTGGATTGCTGCCTTCCAAAGGGTCATCAACCGACTGATGCTACCTCAAGAATACGCAG TGGAGGCCCACTTCAAACACAAGCCCTGA
- the LOC108940962 gene encoding arf-GAP with dual PH domain-containing protein 1-like isoform X3, translated as MCVLREQWVRARYERNEFVCVEQQEPYSTGYREGFLWKRGRDNGQFLSRKFILSEREGALKYFNKHDAREPKAIMKIQTLNATFQPAKIGNPNGLQITYLKDNSTRNIFVYHEDGKEIVDWFNAIRAARFHYLQVAFPGASDADLVPKLTRNYVKEGYMEKTGPKHKEGFKKRWFTMDDRRLMYFKDPLDAYARGEVFIGSKENSYTVLPGLPPSTQGHRWPFGITIVTPDRKFLFTCETEEEQMDWIAAFQRVINRLMLPQEYAVEAHFKHKP; from the exons ATGTg CGTCCTGCGAGAGCAGTGGGTCCGGGCCCGGTACGAGAGGAATGAATTTGTCTGCGTGGAACAACAAGAACCCTATTCCACGG GATACAGAGAGGGGTTTCTATGGAAACGGGGGCGCGACAACGGGCAGTTCCTCAGTCGAAAGTTTATCCTgtcagagagggagggagccCTCAAGTACTTCAACAAGCATGAC GCACGAGAACCCAAGGCCATCATGAAGATCCAGACTCTGAATGCTACTTTCCAGCCAGCTAAGATTGGGAACCCCAACGGCTTGCAGATCACCTACCTCAAGGACAATAGTACCAGGAACATCTTTGTCTATCACGAAGATGGCAAG GAAATTGTTGACTGGTTCAACGCCATCAGAGCTGCACGCTTTCACTACTTACAGGTGGCCTTCCCTGGTGCGAGTGATGCTGAT CTGGTGCCAAAACTGACAAGGAATTATGTGAAAGAAGGTTACATGGAGAAAACTGGTCCGAAG CATAAAGAGGGCTTCAAAAAGAGGTGGTTCACCATGGATGACAGGAGGCTAATGTACTTCAAAGACCCCCTG GATGCCTATGCGAGGGGGGAGGTGTTCATTGGGAGCAAGGAGAACAGCTACACGGTGCTGCCAGGGCTACCCCCATCCACCCAGGGCCACCGCTGGCCGTTCGGCATCACCATCGTCACACCCGACAGGAAGTTTCTGTTCACCTGCGAGACGGAGGAGGAGCAGATGGACTGGATTGCTGCCTTCCAAAGGGTCATCAACCGACTGATGCTACCTCAAGAATACGCAG TGGAGGCCCACTTCAAACACAAGCCCTGA